The Pygocentrus nattereri isolate fPygNat1 chromosome 29, fPygNat1.pri, whole genome shotgun sequence genomic sequence tttgatatgacaatgaaaaaatatatttataataataataaaaaaaagaggtaTGATCCTTCCTTCTGAGCAAAGGCCACAAGAAAGTGTGACCAAGTGTCATTATGCCAGTTGATTCCAGCTTTCCAAACTCCCTGCATACACTATACATTAATGTATTCTTTTATATTATTCCAACAGGCCACTCCAAATCTACTTCACAGATAACGCCACAAGTCCAAGCCTACGTGGGCCCCCGCTCAGCCCTGAAGTAGCACTGAGCAGTTGGAGGACAAGGCCAGTGTGATTCCTTGTTGGCTACATGGGGCAGCACAGACTGGGAAATGCACAGGGTAGGGAGGGATGCAAAAAGAGGGTTGCCTCATTAGTTGGCTTTGGCGCGGAGCTGCGCTCTCTTGCCCGTCACAGCCTGGAAGCCGGTCTTAATGCTGGCGACAGAGCAGCGCGAGTGGCACGTCTCGCACTGCAGGAAGTAGAGTCGGGTGTCCTTCTGCAGGATGGTGTCTGGTGAGCGGCACGTGTGACATGTCACATATTCCTctgagaaacacaaacagcGAATTAGGAAAGGGTTTCAACAGTAAAAGCAGGGCATACAGGAGCACTGGCACCAAAAATGTGACGTATACATATTGGGTCATTATCGGACACAGCTAACTTAGTACACCTTGCAAGTGTTACTTATATATTTCCTGCAGAAAGTCATGCTTTAGCCCTTTATTAGTGGTCAGTTGTCATGACCACTGTTTTTGGTTGGCTGACTTTCCTATAACTAGCAATGACACCAAGCTGCTAAAacactccagcagtgctgctgtgccTAATACACTTagcacagcacaaaacataatAACATGCCACTAGCAAGGTGATGTTGCTGTTGTGTTCAAATAACATCTGGTAAGCAGTGGCCCTTGGTAGTCCCTTTTGAGGGACAGTGTAGACAGTGGCTGATTGTGCAGTAACacatgggctacagtcagaaaTTCTAAACTTACAAAATGTACCTGTATGGTATAGTAGTGTGCAAAGGACTGAgaacttcatttttcatttccagtcaaaatagccattaaatatttaattttcatgCAAGGTAaacaaaggcagaaaacacatatttaacaaaaaattacaagtCTCAGCAACTAAGTATATCCTTTTCCTTTTGAGAGacttgcattcagtttttcaaataaatctgcagggatatttttctacacctccaaaattcagtcctagaagttggttgtataaTCTGCTTCTCATGAACCACactaatcccaaacacactcagtgatgctgaggtctggactatgGGGTGGGCAGTCTATTTTTCCTGAGAACATCggcttctttatttgatttttgtttgtttgtttgtttgttgcgCTAAGCTGTCGacacacaaacacctgtggattctttcagatctgaagcaagagtggagtgATGGTTCCGATGGCCTACCGGGTCTTCCACGGTTGTCAGGAATCCcagtttctctatatcttttcattttttcttttcacttattttcctttccctttcttatgcaagtgtcTTATCTTACGAAAAATACCTCAGAAGCAGCTCCTGAGAAGATAATACCTTGTACTGTTttgactttcgcacagtactgtttattgtaggtgtacctgataaaatggccaggagGTTTGGATGGGGGTTTCAAGGATCAGGCCCACTTAACAATACTGATTACTTACTGATATATCTTCTCAAGACATTCTCTATTTGTTTTTGCTGGAATCGTCCTTTAATCACCAGTTGGTTATTTCCATCTATGGAGCCACTACAGAAGGTAAGACATCACATATTAACAGTAATAGcttacaaaaacataaaacataccctgaaatattgtattgtattgtattgaactTCAGCGTTTACCTTGTTCCCAATTCAGCCAATAAGAAAGCCAAGAGATGTTTAGGCTGACGATGCAAGCTGCAGAGAAGTGCACACAAAAACATCACTGATATGAttatacatcttttttttttttttagatccaTCAGTTGGAAAATGACTACCAGGTTAGACCTGTACAGCGAGACCCAGCTTGTGCACTCACAGTTTGCAGATGTCAGTGAAGTTCacaaaggatgttttttttgttcctaCTCGGACGACCTGAGGAGGCTTCATGACAAacttcctcttctctcctgcCACCATGTCGGGATTCTTCTCCCTCATGATGTTAAACACGCGACTCAGCAGCTGTTAAGACACATCAATGATGCACTCAGCCACAgctcaaatgaaaagaaaaatctttttttttaaagtatattttagagggtttaaaggggaattccactagtTTTACAAAATTGGGGTACAACTCATTTGTTAATTTGGGTTGAATTAATTTAAGCCATAAAACAacttcagagcagtttgatgtgaaatggttaaatgtAGAGAAATGGACTTTCTGTACAGTGTCTATTATAGAAACCAGGGGTTTTAATGTCTACCAAGTAAATACAGCCACTTTATTCACCATAATTAATTACCAATGAACCTATACTTCTGAGTTTTGGTATATAACGTTGATGATAAGTAGTAGTAAAGAAGAAGACATCAATTCAGAGGTCATTTTATTTTGGCAAACATAAATGATTATAGCAATTCATTACAGTAAACAGCTATTAATGAAATTTAGTTTGTAGTAGCAGCACACTCAAGGTTCTCAGGCTATATGAACACATGCTTTTGTAATTGCAGTTCACACTCTTCTTATCTAAACCATCTGTGTCTGGTTAGTGGATTCATTAAAGTGCTCAATTGGCAGGtaatacaattaatatttacaaaaagtgtgaaatgcatgtttcagcatttattgtggacaaaaaaaactgcagagGCCAAAACTTTTAGTTTGAATTAACACATGCATGGTACCAGTATCACACAGGTGTAGGAGAAAGAGTATGTACCTCATCATATGTATAGTCCCTCTCTGATCCTGCCCAAGCTGGGCCTGTCTGAGAGCTGAACGTGATGCCATCCATATTTTTACTGTCATCATCGTCCATgcctgcaaagaaaaaaaaatttgcaaaaacattttaaatgagaaCGCAGAGGATTTTAAATCCCATTTAGACCAGTAATAAGCACATAGCCCTTTCTGCGTAACTCATGCTGGTCAGAGAAGCAACACTAATAACGAATGCAGCATCCAACTGTTTGAACTGCATCAACTTAGGTATACTACAATTATTATAgattgtaataaaaaaaaaaaaatctgataaatTATGAACTAAATTTCTGGGCAGAAATTCTCaggttatttttaaatgtaaagatCTAAATAGATTTCATTGTTCTTAATCGTCTATATTCCTCTAAATTCTTGTAAACAGCTTTTGCAGTGGCATTTATGTGTTtgatatatttcaaaatatatttctttatcACACCAAAGCAATCGACTCGtggtgaaaacacatttcatgatcaATGAATTGTCATCTAATTTAATTGATTTACAACACTGATACGACGCATTCAGTACAGCAAAACGCTTGCCTACCATCATCTTTCTCAACAGCATCACCTTCATCCGCAAATTCCACTTTCTTCACCTCATCTTCCAACAACTCAAGCTGCTCACCCTCTATCTTCAGCTCCTAGACACCATCGCAATAGACAGATAAACTATGTCTGTAATAAGAATGTTAGTTcaaacacaacagcacaaacaacagAAAGACAAACTGCTCCTGCTGTAAAATGAACTGCTCCTAATTACTGTACATACAGCCAATGTCGGGAATTCTTGTGAGCCTGAAGGCAGATGAGTAACCGTGGTTATGCAGGGGtagttttattaaatttaaGATAGTGGCTAAATGATGAAACTGAAGAGCAACTCTGGCTTTGTGATCTTAGATTCAAATGAGAAATGACAAACTTCAAACTTTGAAATACACCACATTGTTACCAACCTTCATGCCCTCTTCGATATCATCATTAAACTTTTTCTTaggcttctttttctttttcttctggtTTAAGAAGTTTAAATCATCCAAGTCGTCTGTTTGCTCTGTAGAGGTGTAAAACAAACACTCATATCAAGATTCTATTCATTACTgattacacaaaaacacagtcagACAAACCTATGATTAGACAGTATAGCTAAAGACAGACATGCACTACGTCATTTTTAGCCAAATTTTAACCCTTAATTGTCCCTTCCTACAAATGTTCACAACTGGAAGACAATATCCAGGCCAGGAGCTCACCTGGAAGTGATGAACAGCACGGATAATCTGGTTGTGTGAGTGGGAAACAAGTCAATCTTTCACCTTCCAATGTAGCTTCGATATACTACATATTAGTGTATATACACAATAGGATATATAATACTagtttatattgtgtatattcagagtgtgtgtgtgtgtgtgtgtgtacctgtgtaaatgtgatgtgacaaaccTGATGTGATGTGATCAGTGGCATTCAGATATTTTGAAGCATgttttttggctgaaaatgtTAACAAGATCTGTAGTGTAAGGCGACCTGTGATGTAACTGAAGAAGTGATTAAACTGGAacaatttttcagattttctgcataattttctgttttgatgtgaaaagaaTTCATGTTATAGATATTTACAAACTCAGAATTCTTTACAGCCCATGGCAACAGGAAGCAGGTgtcaatgtctacaacacaaatatagccgttttacttactatccaaaacgaccagtgaacctacacaaccTACTCCtctgagtttttacatgtaatgttgaaaatggtaaaacaaacgtaaatatgaaaaacacattttctttaggtgctattttgccttataacaccctacatgtacctctctgccattaaCAGATTTAAGAAATGCATCTCAAAACTAATGTAAAGCAAACACTCAGGCATCATGTAAAATTTCGTAACCCTTTCATGTGTTGGCttttgtgatgtagcttttagcgGCATAACCTCTTTGGACGATTGGGATCCAATCACTACTACTATAAACAATCCTGATTtaataagtttctctaaaataatCACTCCATACAactctgttcacatcttaacaattaaaaaagaataaagaattCAACAGAATTTTCCCTTTAAAGGGAAAAAGGCGAAGGGATGTGTGCACGGCAATGGGGGAGCTGCTTGTTGAATACTGGAAAACAAAGTGCCTCTATAACATTATAATAACCAGAACTTTAAGGTATTCACTTTACAATTTCATCTACCATTTCAGCTTGCCAGTTCATAGTAAAATTCTTCTGTACTTCTTACTGCAGAAGAGAATCTTCGCCTTTCGCAACCCTCCACCCATTCAATGTTCGAGTTTTCGCTACACTTTTACAAGCACAACTGGTCCAGTTTCAGGTCTGTTTGCATCACATGATAACAGAGAAATTTTGGATTATTACTAGCCGatgcacaataacaaaaagacAGCCATAAGTGTGAGAAGCGCTTCGTTCTCAAAATCTGTGAACAGGTGAAGGCTTTAAAAGAtccatataaaataaaaacgcAAATATTAGTCTGTTCGTTAAAggtgttctttaaaaaaaatctgatttcaaCTACAACACGCTAGACTCGGTGTCTATTCTACTCCCCTTAAACCTACTTGAATATTGTGCATAGCATATTTCTAACCAGGTacaaataaggaaaaaaaaaacagccatgagTGTAAACACTTTCATTCTACCACCTTTTTTCTTCCCTTCATCCTCCTCAGGCTCCACCTCACGCTCCTCTACTCCTTCAGGCTCTGCTTCATGAGGCTCCGTCTGCTGGGTCTCTTCTCCAAGCCCATCTCCTTCCTCGTCAAGCATAAACgccttcatcttcttcttcttcttctttttcttggtCATGGTGGGGTCAAACAAAATCTGGAGATTGGGGGGACATAAAACAAGGTTTTATTGTGAGTGAGGTAAGGGAGACCACATTGCTACACCTCTCAGGCAAAATACATTTCTAGAACCAGTCAGGCATTGTTGCCATACCGCGTATTCAATGACTTATAATACTCTCTCTGCACCCTTTCAAGCTCTTTGGATGAACACAATGAAGCTGTGGTGCCACAGATGTCAAAGGTCAGTTAAAAAACATTTGGCTAGAAGTAAGCCAGGATGGTCTCAACACTGTGCTCCTTCAAAGACAAACATACAGGTTCTCAAACGTTGctttaaaatacagtaatatgTCCTACAGGTCTCTGCCCATACTGAACATCACACCACGCTAAAAAATTCCCTACTTTAAAGGGAACCCTGACTGTTTAGACTTGCATGCCTTAAAATAGAGTATATGTccaacatattaacatataatGTACAAACcaaatggatttttttattattattattatttaaacaatAACAAGTAGGCAAAATTTCTCTACAGGTACGTTGCCACTGCTGCACTATGATGACGTCATAGGGTTGCACTGAACTCAGTCCTactaaaataaatcaatcataAAAAGCTCTAGCTAAACTTGGAAAGGCTGAGTGATGTATCTGAGCTACATTACCTACTacattatgtaattatgcaagTATGTACATTAGATACTTGCAGCTTACAGTTCCTCATTCAAAAGAGAGATGTCTTAACAACAACAAAGCAGTCCTGGTGTTGTCACCAAAAAGTAGAAAGCAAATACCTAGAAAGCAAGTTTACTAGGCTCTAActgtgaaagaaagaatggaTTTTGGGCAAGAAGCAGACATCGCTTTACTATTAAATATATTCAAGTCTAAGTACAATCACTTGAGAATTAACAGCAAGCAAACTACAAGTCCATGATAATGTTGCTTCTGTACACGTTAGTGATCAAATACAACCAGTAATAAGCACCTCTGcatactgtacatttcatttaGCTGCCTGAACACAGAAGAGGACGACAGACAACCGTTGGCTTAAAGAGGAACTCCAAATACTCTGCTTAATGAAATGGCTAAggtgtaaacaaattcattcaggGTGGTCTGATGTTAAAAgctctattctagagaaacttctaAGGGAAGATGTGTTGTTGACAGTGGTGGTTGATAGGAAACaccatccacctctaaaagctactcacacaaatgtattaaatgaaaaagtcaGATTTGTGCCGCTTGatatttaatccatttattttaatccatcatcaacattacatataaacctCAGAAagcacgtgtaggttcactggtggctctggatagtaaataaaacgtccAACGTTATATTTGTGCTGCAGACATGGAATCacatggttcctatcaccactactgtaaagaaatctgactcaGTGAGTTTTTTACAATGacccacttcacaccaaaccactctgaatgactctgtttacatctcaaggacggaattattcagaaaccctggggggaaaaaactggTGTAGTCCCCCTTTAAAGAGAACAAATGCAGCCCTTTAGCCCATCAGCAGAGCTGGTGGAGGAGCTTATTGAGCCAAAGGCCCGAAGTCAAGCAGAAACAGGTTCACTAGACCGCTGCTGCGCACTGGAGAAAAGGTGTCAACAAACTGGCCAACTCACCTCGTCTTCCGACATGGCTGCTGTATGAAAACGCTTTTTCCTGACTGTTTTACCCCGAGCAAACAGCTAAATGTTGAAAGAGCCTTTCCCTGAAGATATCTTGCATCAGCAAATGAGGCCTCAGTGCGCATGCGCCCTCAAAACGAATAAGGATGGCTCCGCAacgtctttctgttttctcaaacgctagagggcgctcccgagtgagtccaaaatgaatgggttgatatggagcctttgagcaaaatcatagtttataaatacttaaacacttttaatgtaaaagaatgcaatcatttcctgaacactgaatgtcataaaacattttaacaccgctgttatatttttaagagcttttaaactcgagctataggagtttaaatcGGCGCCTCATGCgtgtccatgacgtcagtgagcgcgaacagccaatgagctgctccgctcgcccgtcaatcatcccgctctagcagtaaag encodes the following:
- the LOC108414623 gene encoding eukaryotic translation initiation factor 2 subunit 2-like, whose amino-acid sequence is MSEDEILFDPTMTKKKKKKKKMKAFMLDEEGDGLGEETQQTEPHEAEPEGVEEREVEPEEDEGKKKEQTDDLDDLNFLNQKKKKKKPKKKFNDDIEEGMKELKIEGEQLELLEDEVKKVEFADEGDAVEKDDGMDDDDSKNMDGITFSSQTGPAWAGSERDYTYDELLSRVFNIMREKNPDMVAGEKRKFVMKPPQVVRVGTKKTSFVNFTDICKLLHRQPKHLLAFLLAELGTSGSIDGNNQLVIKGRFQQKQIENVLRRYIKEYVTCHTCRSPDTILQKDTRLYFLQCETCHSRCSVASIKTGFQAVTGKRAQLRAKAN